The Streptomyces sp. NBC_01268 genome window below encodes:
- a CDS encoding FGGY family carbohydrate kinase — protein sequence MTGPVLAVDQGTSGTKALVVCPERGVIGSGFAPVHPRALPGGLVEVDPRELYDSVVAAGRAALTAAGEPVVAVGLANQGETVLAWDPATGAPLTDALVWQDRRAADLCAELAAHDAELKRITGLPLDPYFAAPKMAWIRRSLTGAGVVTTSDAWLVHRLTGAFVTDAATAGRTGLLDLDTTAWSGHALDVFGLGGERLPRVVDCDTPVGTTTAFGPPLPLTGLLVDQQAALLAQDVTEPGAAKCTYGTGAFLLAQTGHVPRRGDFGLVSCVAWRLRDRTSYCLDGQVFTAASAVRWLTGLGVIAGAADLDTVGGAVPDAGGVTFVPALAGLAAPWWRGEVRGSLTGLGLDTGPGQLVRALCEGIAAQVVELAGAAAADLGAPLTTLRVDGGLTRSALLMQTQADLLQRPVEVSALPDATALGVAAVARLGHSPELAVHEAVPEWKPSAVYEPRITPAEAAERLDRFRTAVARLLADEPPGAGGPGGAPGGSAA from the coding sequence ATGACGGGCCCGGTACTCGCCGTCGACCAGGGCACGTCGGGCACCAAGGCCCTCGTCGTGTGCCCCGAACGCGGGGTGATCGGCAGCGGATTCGCCCCGGTGCACCCGCGCGCCCTCCCGGGCGGCCTGGTCGAGGTCGACCCCCGTGAGCTGTACGACTCCGTGGTCGCGGCCGGACGCGCGGCGCTCACCGCAGCCGGGGAGCCGGTCGTGGCGGTGGGCCTCGCCAACCAGGGCGAGACGGTGCTCGCCTGGGACCCGGCGACCGGAGCGCCGCTCACCGACGCCCTCGTCTGGCAGGACCGGAGAGCCGCCGACCTGTGCGCCGAACTCGCCGCGCACGACGCCGAGTTGAAACGTATCACCGGTCTGCCGCTCGATCCGTACTTCGCCGCCCCCAAGATGGCCTGGATCCGCCGCAGCCTCACCGGCGCCGGGGTCGTCACCACGAGCGACGCCTGGCTGGTGCACCGGCTCACGGGCGCCTTCGTCACCGACGCCGCCACCGCGGGCCGCACCGGGCTGCTCGACCTCGACACCACCGCCTGGTCGGGGCACGCCCTCGACGTCTTCGGTCTCGGCGGGGAGCGGCTGCCGCGCGTGGTGGACTGCGACACCCCGGTCGGCACCACCACCGCCTTCGGCCCCCCGCTCCCGCTGACCGGGCTCCTCGTCGACCAGCAGGCGGCGCTCCTCGCCCAGGACGTGACCGAGCCGGGCGCCGCCAAGTGCACCTACGGCACCGGGGCGTTCCTGCTCGCCCAGACCGGGCACGTGCCCCGGCGCGGCGACTTTGGCCTGGTCTCCTGCGTCGCCTGGCGGCTGCGGGACCGGACCAGCTACTGCCTCGACGGGCAGGTGTTCACGGCCGCCTCCGCCGTCCGGTGGCTGACCGGCCTCGGCGTGATCGCGGGCGCGGCCGACCTCGACACCGTCGGAGGCGCCGTCCCGGACGCCGGAGGCGTCACCTTCGTGCCCGCACTCGCCGGGCTCGCCGCCCCCTGGTGGCGCGGCGAGGTGCGCGGCTCGCTCACCGGACTCGGCCTGGACACCGGCCCCGGCCAGCTCGTCCGGGCGCTGTGCGAGGGGATCGCCGCCCAGGTGGTGGAGCTCGCCGGTGCGGCGGCGGCCGACCTGGGCGCGCCGCTCACCACGCTGCGGGTGGACGGCGGCCTGACCCGGTCGGCGCTGCTCATGCAGACGCAGGCCGACCTCCTCCAGCGGCCCGTCGAGGTCTCCGCGCTGCCCGACGCCACCGCGCTCGGCGTGGCGGCGGTCGCCCGGCTCGGCCACTCCCCCGAGCTCGCCGTCCACGAGGCCGTACCGGAGTGGAAGCCGTCCGCCGTGTACGAGCCGCGGATCACGCCCGCCGAGGCCGCGGAACGCCTGGACCGTTTCCGTACGGCGGTGGCACGGCTGCTGGCCGACGAGCCGCCCGGAGCCGGGGGTCCGGGCGGCGCGCCCGGCGGGTCGGCCGCGTGA
- a CDS encoding FAD-dependent oxidoreductase, with translation MSVTRRGALPDTSAPGTAYDVTVVGAGVVGCAIARELARRSLRVALVEASGDIGEGSSKANTAILHTGFDAVPGSLEARLVREGGRMLAAYARETGIPVEPVGALLVAWDEEQLAALPRLAAKAARNGHHGTRFVDAAGLRALEPHLGPGALGALAVPDESVVCPWTTPLAYATQAVQSGVDLHLDCPVEKVRPGGPAAPHRLITRRGVLRTRFLVNACGLYADAFDALVGRYDFTVTPRRGQLLVFDKFARGLVRHILLPVPGALGKGVLIAPTVYGNVMLGPTAEDLDDKTATGSTAEGLDALRAQGRRILPALLDEEVTAVYAGLRAATGAEDYRIAAHPELRYVTVGGIRSTGLTASLALGRHTVELLADTGLELGPERPLAPVSMPNLGEAFPRPYRDAARIARDPAYGEIVCHCERVTRGEIRDALASTVPPATLDGLRRRTRARAGRCQGFSCGATVRALFEERAR, from the coding sequence GTGAGCGTCACCCGGCGCGGTGCCCTGCCCGACACCTCGGCACCCGGCACCGCGTACGACGTCACCGTGGTCGGCGCGGGCGTGGTGGGCTGCGCCATCGCCCGAGAGCTGGCCCGCCGCTCGCTGCGGGTCGCGCTCGTGGAGGCGTCCGGCGACATCGGCGAGGGCAGCTCCAAGGCCAACACGGCGATCCTGCACACCGGGTTCGACGCCGTCCCCGGCTCCCTGGAGGCCCGGCTCGTCCGCGAGGGCGGCCGGATGCTCGCCGCGTACGCCCGGGAGACCGGCATCCCCGTCGAGCCCGTCGGCGCGCTCCTGGTCGCCTGGGACGAGGAGCAGCTCGCCGCGCTCCCCCGGCTCGCCGCCAAGGCCGCCCGCAACGGACACCACGGCACCCGCTTCGTCGACGCCGCCGGACTCCGCGCCCTCGAACCCCATCTGGGGCCCGGGGCGCTCGGCGCGCTGGCCGTGCCCGACGAGTCGGTCGTCTGCCCCTGGACCACCCCGCTCGCCTACGCCACCCAGGCCGTACAGTCCGGGGTCGACCTGCATCTCGACTGCCCCGTGGAGAAGGTGCGGCCCGGCGGCCCCGCCGCCCCGCACCGGCTCATCACCCGCCGCGGGGTCCTGCGCACCCGCTTCCTGGTCAACGCCTGCGGCCTGTACGCCGACGCCTTCGACGCGCTGGTCGGGCGGTACGACTTCACCGTCACCCCGCGGCGCGGGCAGCTCCTCGTCTTCGACAAGTTCGCGCGCGGGCTGGTCCGGCACATCCTGCTGCCCGTGCCCGGCGCGCTCGGCAAGGGCGTGCTCATCGCGCCGACCGTCTACGGCAACGTGATGCTCGGCCCGACCGCCGAGGACCTCGACGACAAGACCGCCACCGGCTCCACCGCCGAGGGCCTCGACGCGCTGCGCGCCCAGGGGCGCCGGATCCTGCCGGCGCTCCTCGACGAGGAGGTCACCGCCGTGTACGCCGGGCTGCGGGCCGCCACCGGCGCCGAGGACTACCGGATCGCGGCCCACCCCGAACTGCGGTACGTCACCGTCGGCGGGATCCGCTCCACCGGACTCACCGCCTCCCTCGCCCTCGGCCGGCACACCGTGGAGCTGCTCGCCGACACGGGCCTGGAGCTCGGCCCCGAACGCCCCCTCGCCCCGGTGTCGATGCCGAACCTGGGCGAGGCCTTCCCCCGTCCGTACCGGGACGCCGCCCGCATCGCCCGCGATCCCGCGTACGGCGAGATCGTCTGCCACTGCGAGCGGGTCACCCGCGGCGAGATCCGCGACGCGCTCGCCTCCACGGTGCCGCCCGCCACGCTCGACGGCCTGCGCCGCAGGACCCGCGCACGGGCCGGGCGCTGCCAGGGCTTCTCCTGCGGGGCGACGGTGCGGGCGCTGTTCGAGGAGCGTGCTCGGTGA
- a CDS encoding FAD-dependent oxidoreductase, with the protein MTGGGVVERAVDVLVVGAGPAGLAAAARLAAAGAGRVEVLERERTAGGVPRHCARGGFGAFTGPGYARRAVRAAVRAGAVVRTGVGATGWAGPLTLEVTAPTGLERITARAVVLATGARERSRSARLVPGSRPAGVFSTGELQQSVELFGLRRERIGRRAVVVGSEPVARHAVRTLRRAGVTVAAVVSERPRGARLPVPVLRGARVLELVGRGRLSGVLVRGADGRTGLLRCDTVVFTGDWIPDHELARTGGVPLDRATRGPAVDPAFRTCVPGVFAVGNLLRGVEPAVVAAAEGRAVADAVLARLAGAPWPGPGVPVTAGGAVRWVSPHRLTGPAPTLLLRPSGRLLRPVLTVEQDGRVLHEARLPGRVDAHRSVRPPTGWTADVDPAGGPVVIRLDKP; encoded by the coding sequence GTGACCGGCGGAGGCGTGGTGGAGCGGGCCGTCGACGTCCTGGTCGTCGGCGCGGGACCGGCCGGTCTGGCCGCGGCCGCCCGGCTCGCGGCGGCGGGTGCGGGCCGGGTCGAGGTCCTGGAACGGGAGCGGACCGCGGGCGGGGTGCCGCGGCACTGCGCGCGCGGCGGCTTCGGGGCGTTCACCGGGCCCGGCTACGCGCGGCGGGCGGTGCGTGCCGCCGTACGGGCCGGAGCGGTGGTCCGCACCGGCGTCGGCGCGACGGGCTGGGCCGGGCCGCTGACCCTGGAGGTGACCGCGCCCACCGGCCTCGAACGGATCACCGCGCGGGCCGTGGTCCTCGCCACGGGGGCCCGCGAACGGTCCCGCAGCGCCCGTCTGGTGCCGGGCAGCCGTCCTGCCGGGGTGTTCAGCACCGGTGAACTCCAGCAGTCCGTGGAGCTGTTCGGGCTGCGCCGGGAGCGGATCGGACGCCGGGCCGTCGTCGTCGGTTCGGAGCCGGTCGCCCGGCACGCGGTGCGCACCCTGCGCCGGGCCGGGGTCACGGTGGCGGCCGTCGTCTCGGAGCGGCCGCGCGGGGCGCGCCTTCCGGTGCCCGTGCTGCGCGGCGCGAGGGTGCTGGAACTCGTCGGCCGGGGGCGCCTGTCGGGGGTGCTGGTGCGCGGCGCGGACGGGCGGACCGGGCTGCTGCGCTGCGACACGGTCGTCTTCACCGGCGACTGGATCCCCGACCACGAACTCGCCCGTACCGGCGGTGTCCCCCTCGACCGGGCCACCCGCGGCCCGGCCGTCGACCCCGCGTTCCGCACCTGCGTGCCGGGGGTCTTCGCCGTCGGCAACCTGCTCCGGGGCGTGGAGCCCGCGGTGGTGGCCGCGGCGGAGGGCCGGGCGGTCGCCGACGCCGTCCTCGCACGGCTCGCGGGCGCCCCCTGGCCCGGCCCGGGAGTCCCGGTCACCGCCGGGGGCGCCGTGCGCTGGGTCTCCCCCCACCGCCTCACCGGACCGGCCCCGACCCTGCTGCTCCGCCCGTCCGGCCGGCTGCTCCGCCCGGTCCTGACCGTGGAACAGGACGGGCGCGTGCTGCACGAGGCGCGGCTCCCGGGACGCGTGGACGCGCACCGCTCGGTCCGCCCGCCCACCGGCTGGACGGCGGACGTGGACCCGGCGGGCGGACCCGTGGTGATCCGGCTGGACAAGCCGTAG
- a CDS encoding NUDIX domain-containing protein, translating to MPDKRSAGLLLYRRTADGGTEVLIGHMGGPFWAGRSTAAWSVPKGEYGPDEPPEAAARREFEEELGLPPPDGETVPLGEIRQANGKTVTVWAVEADLDPERVVPGTFTMEWPRGSGTVREFPELDRVGWFSFEAAAPLLVAGQQAFLERLAAHLGGPGT from the coding sequence ATGCCCGACAAGCGCAGTGCCGGTCTCCTCCTCTACCGCAGGACCGCCGACGGCGGTACGGAGGTGCTCATCGGCCATATGGGAGGGCCCTTCTGGGCCGGGCGGTCGACGGCCGCCTGGTCGGTCCCGAAGGGCGAGTACGGGCCCGACGAGCCGCCCGAGGCCGCCGCGCGGCGCGAGTTCGAGGAGGAGCTCGGCCTGCCGCCGCCGGACGGGGAGACCGTCCCCCTCGGTGAGATCCGCCAGGCCAACGGAAAGACCGTCACCGTGTGGGCCGTCGAGGCCGATCTGGACCCGGAGCGCGTGGTGCCGGGGACGTTCACCATGGAGTGGCCGCGCGGCTCCGGCACGGTGCGCGAGTTCCCGGAGCTCGACCGGGTGGGCTGGTTCTCCTTCGAGGCCGCCGCGCCCCTGCTGGTGGCGGGTCAGCAGGCCTTCCTGGAGCGCCTCGCGGCCCACCTCGGCGGGCCAGGGACCTGA
- a CDS encoding NAD-binding protein, translated as MIVCGDDVLAHRLAAELHEMYGERVTLLVPAPVDTPSRPVARTGRAAALFGRVTAAVSRTTGAGAGAGAGAAGPTGAGDPRGTAQARTIRVMETGEADDQALLDAGVERAAALALVHEDDERNIRAALAARRLNPRLRLVIRLYNRKLGQHLATLLDQAAAVSEPGLDPEKLDAATTVLSDADTAAPALAATAIAGSKKVIQAGGLLLHAVDRTPPARGEVADPGLCTLALLSATASDPAGSEGSERSGDQGPQLLPDDAAVAAATGRGIVALEAVSYEGPAQATGWLGASALPVGSLFSRRLRWSLAGVAAAVLGLALASTIATGDNPLHAAYLTLLDVFAIGDPAVGEPTSRQVLQILAGFVGLLLLPVLVAALLEALGTFRSATTLRRPPRGLSGHVVLLGLGKVGTRVLARLRRMNIPVVCVEADPEARGLALARRLRVPTVIGDVTEEGVLEAARIHRARALLALTSVDITNLEAALHARSISPDLRVALRLYDDDFATAVYRTLRAAHPGALTRSRSVSHLAAPAFAGAMMGRQVLGAIPVERRVLLFAALDVKDHPLLEGRTVAEAFRPGAWRVIARGAAGVPANRSGYGLAWQLPPADVLGPGDRVVVAATRRGLAELLGRRPRQQDPADRWEDGRVG; from the coding sequence ATGATCGTCTGTGGTGACGACGTGCTGGCGCACCGTCTCGCGGCGGAGCTGCACGAGATGTACGGGGAGCGGGTCACCCTGCTCGTCCCCGCGCCCGTCGACACGCCCAGCCGGCCCGTGGCCCGGACGGGACGGGCCGCGGCGCTCTTCGGGCGGGTCACCGCGGCCGTCAGCCGCACCACCGGAGCCGGAGCCGGAGCCGGAGCCGGAGCCGCGGGCCCGACCGGCGCGGGCGACCCGCGCGGCACGGCCCAGGCCCGCACGATCCGGGTGATGGAGACCGGTGAGGCCGACGACCAGGCGCTGCTCGACGCGGGGGTGGAGCGGGCCGCCGCGCTCGCGCTGGTCCACGAGGACGACGAGCGCAACATCCGGGCCGCGCTGGCCGCCCGCCGGCTCAACCCGAGGCTGCGCCTGGTCATCCGGCTCTACAACCGCAAGCTGGGACAGCACCTGGCCACCCTCCTCGACCAGGCCGCGGCCGTCTCCGAACCCGGTCTCGACCCCGAGAAGCTGGACGCGGCGACCACCGTCCTCTCCGACGCCGACACCGCCGCACCCGCCCTCGCCGCCACCGCCATCGCCGGGAGCAAGAAGGTGATCCAGGCCGGCGGCCTGCTGCTGCACGCCGTCGACCGGACCCCGCCCGCCCGGGGCGAGGTCGCCGACCCCGGCCTGTGCACCCTGGCGCTGCTCTCCGCGACGGCCAGCGACCCGGCCGGCAGCGAGGGCTCCGAACGCAGCGGCGACCAGGGCCCGCAGCTGCTGCCCGACGACGCGGCCGTCGCCGCAGCCACCGGACGCGGGATCGTCGCCCTGGAGGCCGTGAGCTACGAGGGCCCCGCCCAGGCCACCGGCTGGCTCGGCGCCTCCGCGCTGCCCGTCGGCTCGCTGTTCTCCCGGCGGCTGCGCTGGTCGCTCGCGGGCGTGGCGGCCGCCGTCCTCGGGCTCGCCCTGGCATCGACGATCGCCACCGGCGACAACCCGCTGCACGCCGCCTACCTGACGCTGCTCGACGTCTTCGCCATCGGCGACCCCGCGGTGGGCGAGCCCACCAGCCGTCAGGTGCTCCAGATCCTCGCCGGGTTCGTCGGCCTGCTCCTGCTGCCCGTCCTCGTCGCCGCGCTCCTGGAAGCCCTCGGCACCTTCCGCTCGGCGACCACCCTGCGCCGCCCGCCGCGCGGCCTGTCCGGACACGTCGTGCTGCTCGGCCTCGGCAAGGTCGGCACCCGGGTGCTGGCCCGGCTCCGCAGGATGAACATCCCGGTGGTCTGCGTGGAGGCCGACCCCGAGGCCCGCGGCCTCGCGCTCGCCCGCCGGCTGCGGGTGCCCACGGTCATCGGGGACGTCACCGAGGAGGGCGTCCTGGAAGCCGCCCGCATCCACCGGGCCCGCGCCCTCCTCGCCCTGACCAGCGTCGACATCACCAACCTGGAGGCGGCACTGCACGCCCGGTCGATCAGCCCCGACCTGAGGGTGGCACTGCGCCTGTACGACGACGACTTCGCCACCGCCGTCTACCGCACCCTGCGCGCCGCGCACCCCGGCGCCCTCACCCGCAGCCGCAGCGTCTCCCACCTGGCGGCGCCCGCGTTCGCCGGGGCGATGATGGGCCGCCAGGTCCTGGGCGCCATCCCCGTGGAGCGCCGGGTGCTGCTCTTCGCCGCGCTCGACGTCAAGGACCACCCGCTCCTGGAGGGCCGTACGGTCGCCGAGGCGTTCCGGCCCGGCGCCTGGCGGGTGATCGCGCGGGGCGCCGCCGGGGTGCCGGCGAACCGCTCGGGCTACGGGCTCGCCTGGCAGCTGCCGCCCGCCGACGTCCTGGGTCCCGGCGACCGGGTCGTGGTCGCCGCCACCCGCCGCGGCCTCGCCGAACTCCTCGGCCGCCGCCCCCGGCAGCAGGACCCGGCGGACCGGTGGGAGGACGGGCGGGTGGGCTGA
- a CDS encoding D-alanyl-D-alanine carboxypeptidase family protein, whose translation MIVTPAVRHATAGAAVLLLVLPVPTATASAPAAPAAPASAVSSVGEPTPPARSFVDPARLDRSGTQVQPLRGAPQLPSVSALSWVVADAVTAEVLAARDAHRPLPPASTLKTLFALTALPHHGGNERHTVSDEELNGIGEGSSLVGVKEGYTYKVSDLWNGVFLSSGNDAVHVLAAMNGGWESMTRQMQEKARALGARDTRVVSPDGYDAPGQVSSAYDLAVFGRAGLQDPQFTRYCSTRYADFPAGSWSFGIANTNRLLTGADGVARYPGLIGIKNGYTSNAGNTLVVGARRGGRTLVVSVMNPQGGGGFAVYEEARELLDWGFDAAGRVRPVGSLKPAKSLRQEAPQPVRAAARKVTKAGPEAAGATTPAAAAARDPHRQATPSGKAAGLPLALVGAALGAALSLWLWRRFGARAN comes from the coding sequence ATGATCGTCACGCCAGCTGTCCGTCATGCCACCGCCGGTGCCGCGGTGCTGCTGCTCGTCCTGCCGGTCCCCACGGCCACGGCCTCGGCTCCCGCCGCCCCCGCCGCTCCCGCCTCCGCCGTCTCCTCGGTCGGCGAGCCCACGCCGCCCGCGCGGTCCTTCGTCGACCCCGCCCGGCTCGACCGCTCCGGCACCCAGGTGCAGCCGCTGCGGGGCGCGCCACAGCTGCCGTCCGTGTCGGCCCTGTCCTGGGTGGTCGCCGACGCGGTCACCGCCGAGGTCCTCGCGGCGCGCGACGCGCACCGGCCGCTGCCGCCCGCGAGCACCCTGAAGACGCTCTTCGCGCTGACTGCGCTGCCGCACCACGGCGGGAACGAGCGGCACACCGTCAGCGACGAGGAGCTCAACGGCATCGGCGAGGGGAGCAGCCTCGTCGGCGTGAAGGAGGGCTACACGTACAAGGTGTCGGACCTGTGGAACGGCGTCTTCCTCAGCTCCGGCAACGACGCGGTGCACGTCCTCGCCGCCATGAACGGCGGCTGGGAGTCGATGACCCGGCAGATGCAGGAGAAGGCCCGTGCCCTGGGCGCCCGCGACACGCGCGTCGTCTCGCCGGACGGCTACGACGCGCCGGGCCAGGTGTCCTCCGCGTACGACCTGGCGGTCTTCGGGCGGGCGGGACTGCAGGACCCGCAGTTCACCCGCTACTGCTCCACCCGTTACGCGGACTTCCCGGCCGGCTCCTGGTCGTTCGGCATCGCCAACACCAACCGGCTGCTCACCGGCGCCGACGGGGTGGCCCGCTATCCCGGGCTCATCGGCATCAAGAACGGCTACACCAGCAACGCCGGGAACACCCTCGTCGTGGGGGCGCGGCGTGGGGGCCGCACGCTGGTCGTGTCGGTGATGAACCCGCAGGGCGGCGGCGGGTTCGCCGTGTACGAGGAGGCCCGGGAGCTGCTGGACTGGGGCTTCGACGCGGCGGGCCGGGTCCGGCCGGTGGGGTCCCTCAAACCGGCGAAGTCCCTGCGGCAGGAGGCGCCGCAGCCGGTACGCGCCGCCGCGCGGAAGGTGACCAAGGCGGGACCGGAGGCGGCCGGCGCCACCACGCCGGCCGCGGCGGCCGCCCGCGACCCGCACCGGCAGGCCACTCCCTCGGGCAAGGCGGCCGGGCTCCCGCTGGCCCTGGTCGGCGCGGCGCTCGGCGCGGCGCTCTCCCTGTGGCTCTGGCGGCGGTTCGGGGCGCGCGCGAACTGA
- a CDS encoding DUF3040 domain-containing protein, which produces MEEAGLSPRERRILEEIEQGLGADRPLARGLRSGRPGPRFRRPGGRVTALLGAVTLTLFVTAVATESPPLIWAFAAVWVVTLVCLLRLLLVWSRRHLTGAERPRPDEPER; this is translated from the coding sequence ATGGAAGAGGCAGGGCTCTCGCCGCGGGAGCGGCGCATCCTGGAGGAGATCGAGCAGGGCCTGGGCGCGGACCGGCCGCTCGCCCGGGGCCTGCGCTCCGGACGCCCCGGTCCCCGGTTCCGCCGTCCCGGCGGACGCGTCACCGCCCTCCTGGGCGCCGTCACGCTCACCCTGTTCGTGACCGCCGTCGCCACCGAGTCGCCCCCGCTGATCTGGGCCTTCGCCGCGGTGTGGGTGGTGACCCTGGTGTGCCTGCTCCGCCTGCTCCTCGTCTGGTCGCGCCGCCACCTCACGGGTGCGGAGCGGCCCCGCCCGGACGAGCCGGAGCGCTGA
- a CDS encoding DUF5133 domain-containing protein — protein sequence MLLPDRNTIDRLLRSYRAQERQTLALPCDPSVLRRFEDTAYTLCVLMGVRTAREAVHAAERYLAEPRPVAAVMAPGAVGRGCAG from the coding sequence ATGCTGCTCCCTGACCGCAACACGATCGACCGGCTGCTGCGGAGCTACCGCGCCCAGGAACGCCAGACCCTGGCCCTGCCGTGCGACCCCTCGGTCCTGCGCCGGTTCGAGGACACCGCGTACACGCTCTGTGTCCTCATGGGAGTCCGCACCGCCCGCGAGGCGGTCCATGCCGCCGAGCGCTACCTGGCCGAGCCCCGTCCGGTCGCCGCCGTCATGGCCCCGGGGGCGGTTGGCCGGGGGTGTGCGGGGTAG
- a CDS encoding NAD-dependent epimerase/dehydratase family protein: MNPSDRLRVVVTGATGNVGTSLVRALEREPRVASVLGLARRRPALTLAKTEWAEVDLSHEGAGPRLAQYLEDADAVVHLAWRFQPTHDPVATWETNVLGAVRVFDAVAAAHVPVLVHASSVGAYSPGPRGGPPVSESWPTHGWPGAAYTREKAYLERALDTFERDHPQTRVVRMRPAFLFKEESASEQRRIFAGRFFPGRLFRPDLLPLVPELSGLRFQTLHTDDAADAYRRALLRDVRGAFNLAADPVIDAPTLAGLLDARPVKVPNAAVRGALATAWRLRVVPSSPGLFDAVLRLPLLATARARRELEWVPSRTSVEALEAFLRGVRTGAGDATEPLTGRRTG; encoded by the coding sequence ATGAACCCGAGCGATCGCCTGCGTGTCGTCGTCACCGGCGCCACGGGGAACGTCGGCACGAGTCTGGTCCGCGCCCTGGAGCGCGAACCGCGGGTCGCTTCGGTGCTCGGGCTGGCCCGGCGACGGCCTGCCCTGACCCTGGCGAAGACGGAGTGGGCTGAGGTGGACCTGTCGCACGAGGGTGCCGGGCCCCGGCTCGCCCAGTACCTGGAGGACGCGGACGCGGTCGTCCACCTGGCCTGGCGCTTCCAGCCGACGCACGATCCGGTGGCGACCTGGGAGACCAACGTCCTCGGCGCCGTACGGGTCTTCGACGCGGTCGCCGCCGCCCACGTCCCGGTCCTGGTGCACGCCTCGTCGGTCGGTGCCTACTCCCCCGGTCCCCGGGGCGGTCCACCGGTCTCGGAGTCCTGGCCGACGCACGGCTGGCCGGGGGCCGCGTACACCCGGGAGAAGGCGTATCTGGAGCGTGCCCTGGACACCTTCGAGCGCGACCATCCGCAGACGCGGGTGGTCCGGATGCGGCCCGCCTTCCTGTTCAAGGAGGAGTCGGCGAGCGAGCAGCGGCGGATCTTCGCGGGGCGCTTCTTCCCGGGCCGTCTCTTCCGGCCGGACCTGCTGCCGCTCGTACCGGAACTCTCCGGCCTGCGCTTCCAGACCCTGCACACCGACGACGCGGCCGACGCGTACCGGCGGGCGCTGCTGCGGGACGTGCGGGGCGCGTTCAACCTGGCGGCGGATCCGGTGATCGACGCCCCGACGCTCGCCGGGCTGCTCGACGCCCGCCCGGTGAAGGTGCCGAACGCCGCCGTGCGGGGCGCGCTGGCGACGGCCTGGCGGCTGCGCGTCGTCCCGTCGTCCCCCGGGCTCTTCGACGCGGTGCTGCGCCTGCCGCTGCTGGCCACGGCCCGGGCGCGGCGGGAGTTGGAGTGGGTGCCCTCCAGGACCTCGGTCGAGGCCCTGGAGGCGTTCCTGCGCGGGGTCCGCACGGGTGCGGGCGACGCCACGGAGCCGCTCACCGGTCGGCGTACCGGCTGA
- a CDS encoding glutathione S-transferase C-terminal domain-containing protein has translation MSVIPSAAPSAVPAALPSVVPSIVPASTTPAFRGRIGRDVRSGHYAVPHRYRLHLAPADPSCLGIAVTHSLLGLDETLPLTVLPATPDTPDGGYAVLRPLYEASAHQYAGPATAPVLSDGWTGRIVSTHVPDILRDLALRFRGDGPELLPEAHQEEIRAVADLCARSVHAAAQRAGELGLDDQAAHHDPLTVLFAALGSLERRLARHPYVLGDAPTAADVTVWVTLVQLDTVHRWHLDAAAMDRVAGHPALWAYAQRLAALPAFGRHLDIEGVLAHHRAHCRGREAAGAAMRIVDWG, from the coding sequence ATGTCCGTCATCCCGTCCGCCGCCCCGTCCGCCGTCCCCGCCGCCCTCCCCTCCGTCGTCCCGTCGATCGTCCCCGCCTCCACCACCCCGGCCTTCCGCGGCCGGATCGGCCGCGACGTGCGCAGCGGCCACTACGCGGTGCCGCACCGCTACCGGCTCCATCTGGCACCTGCCGACCCCAGCTGTCTGGGCATCGCCGTGACCCACAGCCTCCTGGGCCTCGACGAGACGCTGCCGCTGACCGTCCTGCCCGCCACCCCCGACACGCCCGACGGCGGCTACGCCGTCCTGCGCCCGCTCTACGAGGCCAGCGCCCACCAGTACGCGGGACCCGCCACCGCGCCCGTCCTCAGCGACGGCTGGACCGGCCGCATCGTCTCCACCCACGTGCCGGACATCCTGCGCGACCTCGCCCTGCGCTTCCGCGGCGACGGACCCGAACTCCTCCCCGAGGCGCACCAAGAGGAGATCCGCGCCGTCGCCGACCTGTGCGCGCGCAGCGTCCACGCCGCCGCCCAGCGCGCGGGCGAGCTCGGCCTCGACGACCAGGCCGCCCACCACGACCCGCTCACCGTCCTCTTCGCCGCCCTCGGCTCCCTCGAACGGCGGCTCGCCCGCCACCCGTACGTCCTCGGCGACGCGCCCACCGCCGCCGACGTCACCGTCTGGGTCACCCTCGTCCAGCTCGACACCGTCCACCGCTGGCACCTCGACGCCGCCGCCATGGACCGGGTCGCCGGGCACCCCGCCCTCTGGGCCTACGCGCAACGGCTCGCCGCGCTGCCCGCGTTCGGCCGCCACCTCGACATCGAGGGCGTCCTCGCCCACCACCGCGCCCACTGCCGCGGCCGGGAGGCGGCCGGTGCCGCCATGCGGATCGTCGACTGGGGCTGA